A genome region from Sphingobium sp. CR2-8 includes the following:
- the rpoH gene encoding RNA polymerase sigma factor RpoH, whose product MATKSNVPAVPALGGEASLNRYLSEIRKFPLLMPEQEYMLAKRYEEHQDPDAAAQLVTSHLRLVAKIAMGYRGYGLPVSELISEGNIGLMQGVKKFEADRGFRLATYAMWWIRASIQEFILRSWSLVKMGTTASQKKLFFNLRRMKNNIEAFEDGDLRPEDVTKIATDLGVSEQDVVSMNRRMAMGGDTSLNVPMREDGEGQWQDWLQDNDPLQDERVAEEQERTQRHDMLVEAMTDLNDREKHILAERRLAEEPKTLEELSQVYGVSRERVRQIEVRAFEKLQKAMMRIAGDKLGKMARFALA is encoded by the coding sequence ATGGCTACCAAGAGCAATGTCCCCGCGGTTCCAGCGCTGGGCGGTGAAGCCAGCCTCAACCGCTATCTGTCGGAAATCCGCAAGTTTCCGCTGTTGATGCCCGAGCAGGAATATATGCTCGCCAAACGGTATGAAGAGCATCAGGATCCTGATGCCGCAGCCCAGTTGGTGACGTCGCATCTGCGCCTGGTGGCGAAGATCGCGATGGGCTATCGCGGCTATGGCCTGCCAGTCAGCGAGCTGATTTCCGAAGGCAATATCGGCCTGATGCAGGGCGTGAAGAAGTTCGAAGCCGATCGCGGCTTCCGCCTGGCGACCTACGCCATGTGGTGGATTCGCGCGTCGATCCAGGAATTCATCCTGCGCAGCTGGTCGCTGGTCAAGATGGGCACCACCGCGTCACAGAAGAAGCTGTTCTTCAACCTGCGCCGGATGAAGAACAATATCGAAGCGTTCGAGGACGGCGACCTGCGCCCCGAAGACGTGACGAAGATAGCCACGGATCTGGGCGTCAGCGAGCAGGATGTTGTGTCCATGAACCGCCGCATGGCGATGGGCGGCGACACGTCACTCAACGTGCCGATGCGCGAGGATGGCGAAGGCCAGTGGCAGGATTGGTTGCAGGACAATGATCCGTTGCAGGACGAGCGCGTCGCCGAGGAACAGGAGCGCACCCAGCGGCATGACATGCTGGTGGAGGCGATGACCGACCTCAACGATCGTGAGAAGCATATCCTGGCGGAGCGGCGTCTGGCCGAAGAACCCAAGACGCTGGAAGAACTGTCGCAGGTCTATGGCGTGTCGCGTGAGCGTGTGCGCCAGATCGAGGTTCGCGCGTTTGAAAAGCTGCAAAAGGCGATGATGCGCATCGCTGGCGACAAGCTGGGTAAGATGGCGCGGTTCGCGCTGGCCTGA
- a CDS encoding GNAT family N-acetyltransferase — MSGWRPMEASDIPVVAAISDAAHGAYTERADVYAERLCLYPAGCWLLERDGAASGYLVSHPWHGDAPPMLNARLRQIPANADLFYLHDLALLPQARGSGAAGDAVRLVLDQARRAGFERITLTAVNGADAFWRKQGFTPMARQDGAYDAASILMERPVESRH, encoded by the coding sequence ATGAGTGGCTGGCGACCGATGGAGGCGTCGGATATCCCGGTGGTAGCTGCGATCTCCGATGCGGCGCATGGCGCCTATACCGAACGCGCGGATGTCTATGCTGAACGTCTGTGTCTCTACCCGGCGGGATGCTGGTTGCTGGAGCGCGATGGCGCGGCTTCTGGCTATCTGGTCAGCCATCCGTGGCATGGCGACGCGCCGCCCATGCTTAATGCACGCCTCCGCCAGATCCCGGCCAATGCCGATCTCTTTTATCTGCATGACCTGGCCCTACTGCCCCAGGCTCGCGGCAGCGGCGCGGCTGGCGATGCGGTGCGATTGGTCCTGGATCAGGCACGACGGGCAGGCTTCGAACGGATCACGCTGACCGCAGTCAATGGCGCCGACGCCTTTTGGCGCAAGCAAGGCTTCACCCCCATGGCCCGGCAGGACGGGGCCTATGATGCGGCCAGCATCCTGATGGAACGACCCGTGGAAAGCCGCCACTAA